The Prochlorococcus marinus XMU1412 genome includes the window TTCAATCCATTTTTCTAGAGGGACAGCGTTTAATTCGAAACGCATTCTGAGACCATTTTTTTCTTCCTTTGTAATTTCTTCTATTTCTTTTAATTGAGGGGGGTTATCCTCGTCCCACAAATTTAAAGATTCTAATGATGATTCAAGATGAGCTTTTATCCCATACCTCCATCTCGTAACATCTTTGACTAATGCTGTAAGTTCTTTTGGTCTATTAAATTTATTTCTCGCAAAATTTGTCTTGTCAAATAACTCTACAGGAGGTATTTCTGAAGTCTTTAAGCCTAAGCCAATTAGGAAAATAGGTACCCCATAAAAAAAAGTAGGTACACTTAAATTCACTGAGTCTGTAAAATAAGCAGTCATTCCAACAAAAGCTAATATACCCCCAGCGGTTACGATTAAGTTTCCAGGCGATAAGTATTTCTTCATTTTGATTTAGTAGAATGAGTTTTGAATGAGCTAACAAGTATTATGCAAGATCCTAATACTGCAAATCAAGGAGATTTAATTTTTAAACTTGATCAAGATAGAGCATGGCTACTAGAAAATCTTGATAAGGGTAAATGGCCAGAAATCAGAAGTGAACTTGCCGCGCTTGAAAGAAAAATAAGCAAATTAATTATAAGTGTTCAAGAAAATAATGTTGATATTTGATTTAAAAAGGTATTTCGTCAACTTCAGGTACTAAAGG containing:
- a CDS encoding DUF2854 domain-containing protein produces the protein MKKYLSPGNLIVTAGGILAFVGMTAYFTDSVNLSVPTFFYGVPIFLIGLGLKTSEIPPVELFDKTNFARNKFNRPKELTALVKDVTRWRYGIKAHLESSLESLNLWDEDNPPQLKEIEEITKEEKNGLRMRFELNAVPLEKWIEKQERLNRFFVKGLESEFIIDDNKKEFDFILFY